Proteins encoded within one genomic window of Acidiferrobacter thiooxydans:
- a CDS encoding 2-oxo acid dehydrogenase subunit E2 — MAEPFLIKMPQLSDTMSEGTIVSWEKAIGDFISRGTVVATVETDKAIMDVEVFREGYLSGPLAAAGSTVPVGTPIATLVPEPAEVGHTAAVSSPAATAAAPSAAAPPEGQPVLMPQLSDTMSEGTVVSWEKAIGDFISRGTVVATVETDKAIMDVEVFREGYLSGPRVAAGSTVPVGTPIAFLVADAGTVKDGVLAAAPNAAPPKAATATPAPVPAGSAQPKTRAPAMPHGATPAPRPHKGTATPYARQLAGAHGIDINSLPGTGPGGCITATDVVGAGGGPRVQAKRIFQVPGAGRPMDSMEKAVSQNMEYSLSMPLFRVTVYIDPARLSRAAKDLKASLTVLLAAAAARAIERHPRVNSVYQHEDRIVERDQIDVGLAVETEGMGLVVPVLRNVLKRAIEDLNAQWKDLVARARLKRLKPEEYSNPTFTISNMGMLGVAQFDAIPVPGTSAIFAIASTQPLGMPVTITADHRIVNGAEAAKFLNTFKALVEDPQWLATSASGAARSLSGGRRRLAQSRPGPARCRPTRAAMIATCWS; from the coding sequence ATGGCGGAGCCGTTCCTCATCAAGATGCCGCAGCTCTCGGACACCATGTCGGAGGGCACGATCGTGTCCTGGGAAAAGGCGATCGGCGACTTCATAAGTCGCGGCACGGTGGTCGCCACCGTCGAGACCGACAAGGCCATCATGGATGTCGAGGTGTTTCGCGAGGGCTATCTGTCCGGGCCGCTGGCCGCGGCCGGCAGCACGGTGCCAGTGGGGACGCCGATCGCGACCTTAGTCCCAGAGCCCGCGGAGGTGGGTCACACGGCGGCGGTGTCGAGCCCGGCTGCGACGGCAGCCGCGCCCTCAGCAGCCGCGCCCCCCGAGGGGCAGCCGGTGTTGATGCCGCAGCTCTCCGACACTATGTCGGAGGGCACGGTGGTGTCCTGGGAAAAGGCGATCGGCGACTTCATAAGTCGCGGCACGGTGGTCGCCACCGTCGAGACCGACAAGGCCATCATGGATGTCGAGGTGTTTCGCGAGGGCTACCTCTCCGGACCCCGGGTGGCAGCCGGCAGCACGGTACCGGTAGGGACGCCGATCGCCTTTCTGGTGGCCGATGCCGGCACTGTCAAAGACGGCGTGCTGGCGGCTGCGCCGAACGCCGCCCCTCCCAAGGCCGCGACCGCTACGCCTGCGCCGGTGCCGGCGGGCAGCGCCCAGCCGAAGACCAGGGCCCCGGCCATGCCCCACGGCGCGACCCCCGCGCCCCGCCCACACAAGGGCACGGCCACGCCGTACGCGCGTCAGCTCGCCGGCGCCCACGGCATCGATATCAATAGCCTCCCTGGGACCGGCCCCGGGGGGTGTATCACCGCGACCGATGTGGTCGGCGCCGGCGGCGGTCCGCGCGTCCAGGCGAAACGCATCTTTCAGGTGCCGGGCGCCGGGCGTCCCATGGACAGCATGGAAAAGGCGGTCAGTCAGAATATGGAATATTCTCTGTCCATGCCCTTGTTCCGCGTAACCGTATACATCGATCCGGCGCGCCTAAGCCGCGCCGCCAAGGACCTCAAGGCCTCGCTCACGGTGCTGTTGGCGGCGGCCGCGGCACGCGCGATCGAGCGCCACCCACGCGTCAATTCGGTCTACCAACACGAGGATCGCATCGTCGAGCGCGACCAGATCGACGTCGGTCTGGCGGTGGAGACCGAAGGTATGGGGCTTGTGGTGCCGGTGTTGCGCAACGTCCTGAAGCGCGCGATCGAGGACCTGAACGCGCAATGGAAGGACCTCGTGGCGCGCGCCCGCTTAAAGCGCTTAAAGCCCGAGGAGTATTCGAATCCCACGTTTACGATCTCGAATATGGGCATGCTCGGCGTGGCGCAGTTCGACGCCATCCCGGTACCGGGCACCTCGGCGATCTTTGCGATCGCCAGCACCCAGCCTCTGGGTATGCCGGTCACGATCACCGCCGATCACAGGATCGTAAACGGCGCCGAGGCCGCAAAATTCCTGAACACATTCAAAGCCCTGGTCGAAGACCCGCAGTGGCTTGCGACGTCTGCGAGCGGGGCTGCGCGCAGCCTTTCGGGGGGCAGACGACGGCTAGCGCAGAGCCGGCCGGGGCCGGCGCGCTGCCGGCCGACACGAGCGGCTATGATTGCGACGTGCTGGTCATAG
- the argF gene encoding ornithine carbamoyltransferase codes for MIRHFLSLMDCTPKELRMLIERAMTLKAILHRREPHEYLRGSSLALIFEKSSTRTRVSFEAGITQLGGNSMFLAPAELQLGRGEPLEDTARVVSRMVDAIVIRTHEHAKLAAFAEHSQVPVINALTDRFHPCQLLADIQTYFEHRGDIAGRTVAWIGDGNNVCQSWINAARQFGFTLRIATPAGYRPNPEILGAAAGSAHLVETPEDAARGADLVVTDTWASMGQESEKEVRMRAFQGYCVTACLMDLAAADALFMHCLPAYRGVEVAGEVIDGPRSVVWDEAENRLHAQKALLEFLLA; via the coding sequence ATGATTCGGCATTTCTTGAGCCTGATGGACTGCACGCCCAAGGAGCTGCGCATGCTCATAGAGCGCGCGATGACGCTCAAGGCCATCCTTCACAGGCGCGAGCCGCACGAGTATCTGCGCGGATCGAGCCTCGCGCTCATCTTCGAGAAATCCTCGACGCGGACCCGCGTGTCGTTCGAGGCCGGCATCACCCAGCTCGGGGGCAACAGCATGTTCCTTGCCCCCGCGGAACTCCAGCTGGGACGGGGTGAGCCGCTCGAGGACACGGCCCGCGTGGTGTCGCGCATGGTCGATGCCATCGTCATCCGCACCCACGAGCACGCCAAGCTCGCGGCCTTCGCCGAGCATTCCCAGGTGCCGGTGATAAACGCCCTGACCGACCGCTTCCATCCCTGCCAGCTGCTCGCCGACATCCAGACGTATTTCGAGCATCGCGGCGACATCGCCGGACGTACGGTGGCATGGATCGGCGACGGCAACAACGTCTGCCAGTCGTGGATCAACGCCGCGCGGCAGTTCGGCTTCACCTTGCGCATCGCGACCCCCGCGGGGTATCGGCCGAACCCGGAGATCCTGGGGGCGGCCGCCGGGTCTGCGCATCTCGTCGAGACCCCGGAGGACGCGGCGCGGGGCGCCGATCTGGTCGTGACCGACACCTGGGCGAGCATGGGGCAGGAATCCGAAAAAGAGGTACGCATGCGCGCCTTCCAGGGATACTGCGTCACAGCATGCCTCATGGACCTGGCCGCTGCGGACGCGCTCTTCATGCATTGCCTCCCCGCCTATCGCGGCGTAGAGGTCGCAGGCGAGGTCATAGACGGGCCGCGCAGCGTCGTCTGGGACGAGGCCGAAAACCGCCTTCATGCGCAAAAGGCGCTGCTCGAGTTTCTGCTCGCCTGA
- a CDS encoding argininosuccinate synthase, with product MSHVSKVVLAYSGGLDTSVILKWLSERYGCEVVTFTADIGQGEELEPARDKARKAGVREIYIDDLKEEFARDFVFPMFRANAVYEGEYLLGTSIARPLIAKRQIEIARETGADAVAHGATGKGNDQVRFELGYFALNPDIQVIAPWREWDLTSRERLLAYAASHGIAVEHKRQGASPYSMDANLLHISYEGGRLEDPWQEPEASMWRWTRAAEDAPDAPQWLELTYTRGDVTAIDGTPMTPAQVLATLNAVGGRHGIGRLDLVENRYVGIKSRGCYETPGGTILLRAHRAMESLTLDREVAHLKDDLMPRYAALIYNGYWWSPERKLLQQLIDQSQETVNGRVRVKLFKGQVTVVGRESASDSLFDPAIATFEDDGGRYNQGDATGFIRLSALRLRTAARLARKGH from the coding sequence ATGAGCCATGTGAGCAAGGTAGTGCTGGCCTATTCGGGGGGGCTCGATACCTCGGTGATCCTAAAGTGGCTAAGCGAGCGGTATGGTTGCGAGGTCGTGACCTTCACCGCCGACATAGGCCAAGGTGAGGAACTCGAACCGGCACGCGACAAGGCGCGCAAGGCCGGCGTGCGCGAGATCTACATCGATGACCTGAAGGAGGAATTCGCGCGCGACTTCGTATTCCCGATGTTTCGCGCCAATGCCGTCTATGAGGGCGAGTATCTGCTCGGCACATCGATTGCGCGGCCATTGATCGCCAAGCGCCAGATCGAGATCGCGCGCGAGACGGGCGCCGATGCCGTGGCCCACGGCGCCACCGGCAAAGGCAACGACCAAGTGCGTTTCGAGCTCGGGTATTTCGCCCTGAATCCGGACATCCAGGTGATCGCCCCGTGGCGGGAGTGGGACCTGACCTCGCGCGAGCGCCTGCTCGCCTACGCCGCGAGCCACGGCATCGCGGTTGAGCATAAACGCCAGGGCGCCTCACCCTATTCGATGGATGCCAACCTGCTCCATATCTCGTACGAGGGGGGTAGGCTCGAAGACCCCTGGCAGGAGCCGGAGGCATCGATGTGGCGCTGGACGCGCGCGGCGGAGGATGCCCCGGATGCGCCGCAATGGCTGGAACTGACCTATACGCGCGGGGATGTGACGGCGATCGACGGCACCCCCATGACGCCCGCCCAGGTCCTGGCGACGCTCAATGCCGTCGGCGGCCGCCATGGTATCGGTCGGCTCGATCTGGTCGAGAACCGCTATGTGGGCATCAAGTCCCGCGGCTGTTACGAGACACCCGGCGGGACCATCCTGTTGCGCGCCCACCGCGCCATGGAGTCACTGACCCTGGACCGCGAGGTCGCGCACCTGAAAGACGACCTCATGCCCCGTTACGCGGCCCTGATCTATAACGGTTACTGGTGGAGCCCGGAGCGTAAGCTTTTGCAGCAACTTATTGATCAATCGCAGGAAACGGTGAACGGCCGGGTGCGCGTCAAGCTCTTTAAGGGACAGGTCACGGTGGTCGGGCGGGAATCGGCGAGCGATTCGCTGTTCGATCCGGCCATCGCCACCTTCGAGGATGACGGCGGGCGCTACAATCAGGGTGACGCAACGGGCTTCATCCGCTTAAGCGCCCTGCGATTGCGGACCGCGGCACGGCTGGCCCGCAAAGGACATTAG
- the pdhA gene encoding pyruvate dehydrogenase (acetyl-transferring) E1 component subunit alpha produces MNASDQKRLLREMIFYRRFEERSFEAYMERKIGGFLHLYSGQEAVATGVLEAARCGHDYVITGYRDHIHAIKAGAPAREVMAELYGKETGSSRGRGGSMHIFDPSVNFMGGYALVGQPFPLAAGLALACKHKGTDQIAICFLGDGANNQGTFHETLNMASLWKLPVLFVCENNLYAIGTRIDRSSAVTDQYKRVVAYNIPSSQHDGQDIDVVMAAAGDAIAHVRAGRGPYFIEFMTYRQRGHSMSDSNAYRSKDEERQWLERDPLKIYGERLKKAGIVTDKDIAAMEKSVLDEIENDIVRFAEESPEPRIEDLNKYCLDDQPDPRWIGPLAQGEQHG; encoded by the coding sequence ATGAACGCAAGCGACCAGAAGCGCCTGTTGCGCGAGATGATTTTCTACCGCCGGTTCGAGGAGCGCTCGTTCGAGGCCTATATGGAGCGCAAGATCGGCGGCTTTTTGCATCTCTATTCGGGGCAAGAGGCGGTGGCCACGGGGGTGCTCGAGGCGGCGCGGTGTGGGCACGATTATGTCATTACCGGGTACCGCGACCATATACACGCCATCAAGGCGGGGGCCCCGGCGCGCGAGGTCATGGCGGAACTCTACGGCAAGGAGACAGGGTCGAGCCGCGGCCGCGGGGGCTCAATGCACATCTTCGACCCCAGTGTGAATTTCATGGGTGGATACGCCCTAGTCGGTCAGCCGTTTCCGCTGGCAGCGGGGCTCGCGCTTGCCTGCAAGCACAAGGGCACGGATCAGATCGCGATCTGTTTTCTCGGGGATGGCGCCAACAATCAAGGTACATTCCACGAGACGTTGAACATGGCATCGCTGTGGAAGCTGCCGGTGTTGTTCGTGTGTGAAAACAACCTGTATGCCATCGGCACGCGCATAGATCGTTCGTCGGCAGTCACCGACCAGTACAAGAGGGTCGTCGCCTACAATATCCCGAGCAGCCAGCATGATGGGCAGGACATCGATGTGGTGATGGCCGCGGCGGGCGACGCCATCGCCCATGTGCGCGCCGGCCGGGGACCGTATTTCATTGAATTCATGACCTATCGCCAGAGGGGTCATTCGATGTCGGATTCGAACGCCTACCGCTCGAAAGACGAGGAGCGCCAGTGGCTGGAGCGGGATCCGCTCAAGATCTATGGGGAGCGCCTCAAGAAGGCCGGGATCGTCACCGACAAGGACATAGCGGCCATGGAGAAGTCGGTGTTAGACGAGATCGAAAACGATATCGTGCGCTTTGCCGAGGAAAGTCCGGAACCGCGCATCGAAGACTTGAACAAATACTGCCTCGACGACCAACCAGACCCGCGCTGGATAGGTCCGCTCGCGCAAGGGGAGCAACATGGCTGA
- a CDS encoding dihydrolipoyl dehydrogenase family protein, with protein sequence MLVIGGGPGGEDCARELADHGRRVIMVNDAPLPGGECLWRGCIPSKSWRAAADRIRDRRHDADLGVLNTAEPTLDWGRLDAMRRRVLTTRGEMALKTDKGVRIDVREGYAYFDSDHSVVIAPADGGSPYERRAPKPGAAGTRITFAGAVIATGAPPFVPPIPGADGKAVLTSDTVWNLDAPPARLVIVGAGAIGLEMAQIFVDFGCVVTVLEARDRVLPEVEGEVATQLAALLAREERLTIVTSAAVRGIDGPPGAAVVRYAAGTSEHTVDADYVLLATGKRPVTGPLALERAGVETERGAIVVNAHCQTNVPHIFAVGDVVGGYMLAHTAGHQGRVAAQTLLGHEAAYDERKDCGVIFTRPQAAFVGLSAEQARAQGHDPAEIKVPFSIDAKAMITGETAGFIKMVADKATRRILGVHFLADHADTLIGSAVLMVSAELTLDQVASAIHPHPTQTELFGDLARRLLARLRRTARVSG encoded by the coding sequence GTGCTGGTCATAGGCGGCGGACCGGGGGGCGAGGATTGTGCGCGGGAGCTCGCCGATCACGGCCGGCGCGTGATCATGGTCAACGATGCGCCTCTGCCCGGGGGTGAGTGCTTATGGCGCGGCTGCATCCCCTCGAAGTCGTGGCGCGCGGCCGCCGACCGCATCCGTGACCGTCGTCATGATGCCGATCTCGGGGTACTGAACACCGCCGAGCCCACCCTCGACTGGGGGCGCCTCGATGCCATGCGCCGGCGGGTCCTCACCACTCGCGGCGAGATGGCCCTGAAGACCGACAAGGGGGTGCGCATCGACGTCCGTGAGGGCTATGCGTATTTCGATTCCGATCATAGCGTGGTGATCGCGCCCGCCGATGGCGGAAGTCCCTACGAGCGCCGTGCCCCGAAGCCCGGGGCCGCGGGCACGCGCATCACCTTCGCGGGTGCTGTGATCGCAACCGGCGCCCCGCCGTTCGTTCCGCCGATCCCGGGGGCTGACGGCAAGGCGGTGCTGACGTCCGACACGGTATGGAATCTCGATGCGCCGCCCGCACGGCTTGTGATCGTAGGCGCCGGGGCGATCGGGCTTGAGATGGCGCAGATATTCGTCGATTTCGGGTGCGTGGTGACGGTCCTGGAGGCGCGCGATCGGGTGTTGCCCGAGGTCGAGGGCGAGGTGGCGACGCAGCTTGCGGCGCTGCTCGCCCGCGAGGAGCGGCTTACCATCGTCACGTCGGCGGCGGTGCGCGGCATCGACGGCCCCCCGGGGGCGGCGGTGGTGCGTTACGCGGCGGGCACGAGCGAGCATACCGTGGATGCCGATTATGTCCTGCTGGCGACCGGCAAACGCCCCGTCACCGGGCCTTTGGCCCTGGAGCGCGCCGGGGTTGAGACGGAGCGCGGGGCGATTGTCGTCAACGCGCACTGTCAGACGAACGTCCCGCATATCTTCGCCGTGGGCGATGTCGTGGGCGGTTATATGCTGGCGCATACCGCCGGCCACCAGGGGCGGGTCGCGGCCCAGACCCTGCTCGGCCATGAGGCCGCCTATGACGAACGCAAGGACTGTGGCGTGATCTTCACGCGCCCCCAGGCGGCGTTCGTGGGCCTGTCGGCCGAACAGGCCCGCGCCCAGGGCCATGACCCGGCCGAGATCAAGGTCCCGTTTTCGATCGATGCCAAGGCCATGATCACAGGCGAGACCGCGGGTTTTATCAAGATGGTGGCCGACAAGGCGACACGGCGAATCCTTGGCGTGCATTTCCTGGCCGACCACGCCGATACCCTGATCGGGTCCGCGGTGCTCATGGTCAGTGCCGAATTGACCTTGGATCAGGTGGCTTCGGCGATCCATCCGCATCCCACCCAGACCGAGTTGTTTGGAGATCTCGCCCGGCGACTGCTCGCGCGCCTCAGAAGGACCGCGCGCGTCTCGGGCTAA
- a CDS encoding aspartate aminotransferase family protein has protein sequence MPTEHYLMTTYGRLPVAFTHGEGAWLWDEGGRRYLDGLAGVAVNGLGHAHPAIVETICAQARRLIHVSNWYENREQQTLAERLCAVAGMDRVFFANSGAEANEAALKLARLHGRRKGVEAPAVIVMEGSFHGRTLGTLSASGSRKVQAGFEPLVPGFRRVPFNDLDAVRQVGARDQTVVAVLVEPILGEGGIQVPDAGYLKGLRKICDEAGWLLILDEIQTGLCRSGAWFAWQHEQARPDVMTVAKALGNGLPIGACLAHGTAAELFHPGQHGSTFGGNPLAAAVGRTVIETLEGMRAWERAAALGQGLLNGLRERLHDTAGVKAVRGRGLLLGIELDRPAHAVMRLALNRGLLLNVTAERVVRLLPPLILSDEEARLLTSGTADAIQEFLAS, from the coding sequence ATGCCAACCGAACACTATCTCATGACGACCTACGGGCGACTCCCGGTCGCATTCACGCACGGTGAAGGGGCCTGGCTCTGGGACGAGGGCGGCCGTCGCTATCTGGACGGGCTTGCCGGGGTCGCGGTCAATGGCCTTGGCCACGCCCATCCGGCGATCGTCGAGACGATCTGCGCCCAGGCCCGGCGTCTGATCCATGTCTCCAATTGGTACGAGAACCGCGAGCAGCAGACCCTCGCCGAGCGCCTGTGCGCGGTGGCCGGTATGGATCGGGTGTTCTTCGCAAATTCCGGGGCCGAGGCCAACGAGGCGGCCTTGAAGCTCGCGCGCCTGCATGGGCGTCGCAAGGGGGTCGAGGCGCCCGCTGTGATCGTCATGGAGGGGAGCTTCCACGGTCGCACGCTGGGGACCCTGAGCGCCTCGGGAAGCCGCAAGGTCCAGGCCGGCTTCGAGCCCCTGGTACCGGGCTTTCGGCGCGTGCCGTTCAATGATCTCGATGCCGTGCGCCAGGTCGGCGCGCGCGATCAGACCGTGGTCGCAGTGCTCGTCGAACCGATATTGGGGGAAGGCGGCATCCAGGTCCCGGATGCGGGCTACCTGAAGGGCCTGCGCAAGATCTGCGACGAGGCGGGCTGGCTGCTCATCCTAGACGAGATCCAGACCGGGCTATGTCGCAGCGGCGCATGGTTCGCCTGGCAGCACGAGCAGGCCCGCCCTGACGTCATGACCGTGGCCAAGGCCTTGGGCAACGGCCTGCCGATCGGCGCCTGTCTCGCGCACGGCACGGCCGCCGAGCTCTTCCATCCCGGTCAGCATGGGTCGACCTTCGGCGGCAACCCGCTGGCCGCCGCCGTAGGCCGCACCGTGATCGAGACGCTTGAGGGCATGCGCGCCTGGGAGCGGGCCGCAGCGCTGGGGCAAGGGCTGCTCAATGGCCTGCGCGAGCGATTGCACGACACCGCCGGCGTCAAGGCAGTACGCGGCCGCGGGCTCCTGCTCGGCATAGAACTGGATCGGCCGGCGCACGCCGTCATGCGCCTGGCCTTGAACCGCGGTCTTTTGCTGAATGTCACCGCCGAGCGGGTGGTACGCCTCCTGCCACCACTCATCCTGAGTGACGAAGAGGCCCGCCTCCTGACGTCCGGCACCGCCGACGCCATCCAAGAGTTTCTGGCGTCATGA
- a CDS encoding M17 family metallopeptidase: MSAFKLPRVRYRETDDATADLARYQHIALIVAKAADLAHAPFGTLLQKRLKAQGVAIKPGTVFLSEAPDETGTTLAVGFIADTRETFALLELARKLTGFRPGVTHVALLAPGLKGAAHKEALRALVRCLYAQVPLPSRQTGQTRNPPMAVDVYGASDGDRALRAAAHGNHLARALSVLPANELGPADYVKRVKKLAIDNGWHCRFLDEKRLAALGAGAFLAVTRTRAAGAGIVHLRYTPRKAVRPPVALVGKGICFDTGGVNLKPARHMYGMHEDMQGSAVALGALLALTQSHAPFRIDCYLAIAENAIGPLSYRPNEVVRAVDGTTIEVVHTDAEGRMVLADTLALAARERPGLIIDYATLTGACVYALGTRMTGAFTNRPELYLRLIEAGRASGERVWPFPLADDYDADLKSDIADIKQCTLEGEADHILAALFLKRFIAHDPTWIHLDLSAGRHKGGLGAIPTDTTGFGVDFTLALLADPAFAW; this comes from the coding sequence GTGTCAGCGTTCAAGCTCCCCCGCGTACGTTACCGGGAAACCGATGACGCGACGGCCGACCTCGCCCGTTATCAGCACATCGCGCTGATCGTCGCCAAGGCCGCCGATCTCGCCCACGCCCCGTTTGGCACCCTCCTCCAAAAACGCCTGAAGGCCCAGGGGGTGGCGATCAAGCCTGGGACGGTATTTCTCAGCGAGGCCCCCGACGAGACCGGAACGACGCTCGCGGTGGGGTTCATCGCGGACACCCGGGAGACCTTCGCGCTTCTCGAACTCGCCCGCAAATTGACCGGGTTCCGCCCCGGGGTCACACACGTCGCCCTGCTCGCCCCGGGGCTTAAGGGCGCCGCGCACAAGGAGGCCTTGCGCGCGCTCGTCCGCTGCCTCTACGCCCAGGTACCGCTACCGTCCCGGCAGACCGGCCAGACCCGGAATCCGCCGATGGCAGTCGACGTCTACGGCGCAAGCGACGGGGACCGCGCACTGCGTGCCGCCGCGCACGGCAATCACCTGGCGCGCGCCCTGTCGGTCCTCCCGGCCAATGAACTCGGTCCCGCGGACTATGTAAAGCGCGTGAAGAAACTGGCCATCGACAACGGCTGGCACTGTCGTTTTCTCGATGAAAAGCGCCTGGCCGCGCTCGGGGCCGGGGCGTTTCTCGCCGTAACGCGCACACGCGCCGCCGGCGCCGGGATCGTGCATCTGCGCTACACCCCGCGCAAGGCCGTGCGACCGCCGGTGGCCTTAGTCGGTAAAGGGATCTGCTTTGACACAGGCGGCGTCAACCTAAAGCCCGCACGCCATATGTATGGGATGCACGAGGACATGCAAGGAAGCGCCGTGGCCCTGGGCGCGCTGCTTGCCCTCACGCAATCCCACGCACCCTTTCGCATCGACTGTTATCTGGCCATTGCTGAGAATGCCATAGGCCCGTTGAGCTATCGCCCTAACGAGGTGGTGCGCGCGGTGGATGGCACCACCATAGAGGTGGTGCACACCGACGCCGAAGGGCGCATGGTGTTGGCCGATACCCTGGCACTCGCCGCGCGCGAGCGGCCGGGGCTCATCATCGATTACGCCACCCTCACCGGCGCCTGCGTCTATGCCCTGGGAACGCGCATGACGGGGGCCTTCACCAACCGCCCGGAACTCTACCTGCGCCTCATCGAGGCCGGGCGCGCCAGCGGCGAACGGGTGTGGCCGTTTCCGCTGGCAGACGACTACGACGCCGACCTCAAAAGCGATATCGCCGATATCAAGCAATGCACCCTCGAAGGCGAGGCCGATCATATCCTCGCCGCCCTGTTCCTCAAGCGCTTCATCGCCCATGACCCCACCTGGATCCACCTGGACCTCTCCGCTGGGCGACATAAAGGGGGTCTCGGCGCGATCCCCACCGATACCACGGGTTTTGGCGTCGACTTCACCCTGGCCTTGCTGGCCGATCCCGCCTTTGCCTGGTAG
- a CDS encoding alpha-ketoacid dehydrogenase subunit beta, whose amino-acid sequence MAEIAYWEAIRRAHDEELAHDRMVIAMGEDIGVAGGTYKATSGLYQKYGADRIIDTPISENSYTGIGIGASMAGMRPIIEIMSINFALLALDTLINAAAKIRYMSGGRASCPIVMRTPGGTAHQLAAQHSARLARMFMSTPGLRVVTPRGPLDAYGMLKSAVRCNDPVIIIEHESMYNMRGEVPDTETFRPLEGAEIVRVGTDVTLIGYNYSVHLCLEAALKLAAMGVSAEVLDLRALRPIDRDTIRRSVEKTHKVVIAEEDEATVGVGSEIISVITEECFFALDAQPVRVHAADVPVPYNRQLEKAAIPNVDDVLAAALKVLGRV is encoded by the coding sequence ATGGCTGAAATCGCATACTGGGAGGCGATACGCCGGGCGCACGACGAGGAACTGGCGCACGACCGCATGGTGATCGCCATGGGCGAGGATATCGGGGTCGCCGGCGGGACCTACAAGGCGACCTCCGGGCTGTACCAGAAATACGGGGCCGACCGCATCATCGACACGCCGATCTCGGAGAACTCCTATACCGGTATCGGCATTGGCGCATCGATGGCCGGCATGCGCCCCATCATAGAGATCATGTCCATCAACTTTGCGTTGCTGGCGCTCGATACCCTCATCAATGCCGCGGCCAAGATCCGCTACATGTCCGGCGGCCGCGCCTCGTGTCCGATCGTGATGCGCACACCCGGGGGGACTGCGCATCAGCTGGCCGCGCAGCATTCGGCACGCCTTGCGCGCATGTTCATGAGCACCCCCGGACTGCGTGTCGTGACACCGCGCGGACCACTCGATGCCTATGGCATGCTGAAGTCGGCGGTACGATGCAATGATCCTGTGATCATCATCGAGCATGAGAGCATGTACAACATGCGTGGCGAGGTCCCGGACACCGAGACCTTCCGCCCGCTCGAGGGTGCGGAGATCGTGCGCGTGGGCACGGACGTGACCCTGATCGGCTATAATTATAGCGTTCACCTGTGCCTGGAGGCGGCCTTGAAGCTCGCCGCGATGGGGGTATCCGCGGAGGTCCTGGACCTGCGCGCCCTGCGGCCGATCGACCGCGACACCATCAGGCGCTCGGTCGAGAAGACCCATAAGGTGGTCATCGCCGAGGAAGACGAGGCGACCGTCGGCGTGGGCTCGGAGATCATATCGGTCATCACGGAGGAATGCTTTTTCGCCCTCGACGCACAGCCGGTGCGCGTACACGCAGCCGATGTCCCCGTCCCCTACAACCGCCAGCTGGAGAAGGCCGCCATCCCGAATGTCGACGACGTCCTGGCGGCCGCGCTCAAGGTCCTGGGCCGCGTCTGA